From Mycolicibacterium nivoides, a single genomic window includes:
- a CDS encoding bifunctional 3-(3-hydroxy-phenyl)propionate/3-hydroxycinnamic acid hydroxylase, whose protein sequence is MTDQEVDVIIVGAGPVGLTLANVLGIQGVRTLVVEERDTLIDYPRGVGLDDESLRTFQSIGLVEAVLPHTVPNQILRFYDGHRRLLAEMAPPDARFGWPKRNGFVQPLVDAQLLVGMDRFEHVQVAWGRRMEAAVETADGVTVEFGPDVPAVRARYVVGCDGGRSATRRLMGVSFDGTTSPTRWVVVDLANDPLGHPNSEVGADPDRPYASISIAHGIRRFEFMIHADETDEQAEDPEFVARLLAPFVPHPDKVDVIRRRVYTHHSRIAGNFRKDRFLLAGDAAHLMPVWQGQGYNSGIRDAANLGWKLAAVVNGQAGDALLDTYDTERRKHARAMIDLSTLVGRVISPTNRKIAVVRDKLIRGASVVPALKRYVLEMRFKPMPRYDQGAVYHPKPPTPDAPAGTLFIQPRVDTREQSNVLLDDVIGLNFAVLCWNNNPRALLGERAYQRWKALGAKFIAARPQTQLFWTGHDADSDDGSVVIVGDRTGALKAWFDVHAESVLVLRPDRCIAGADIAQRAPELSNALFDVLHVLEGGANDASSPVLYVPQPTAESSGTVG, encoded by the coding sequence GTGACCGACCAAGAGGTCGACGTCATCATCGTCGGGGCCGGGCCGGTCGGCCTGACCCTGGCGAATGTTCTTGGCATCCAGGGTGTCCGAACGCTCGTGGTGGAAGAACGCGACACCCTCATCGACTACCCCCGGGGAGTCGGACTCGACGACGAATCGCTGCGGACGTTCCAGTCCATCGGACTGGTCGAGGCGGTCCTGCCGCACACCGTGCCCAACCAGATCCTGCGGTTCTACGACGGTCACCGCCGGCTGCTGGCCGAAATGGCGCCTCCGGACGCACGATTCGGCTGGCCCAAGCGCAACGGCTTCGTCCAGCCGCTGGTCGACGCGCAGTTGCTGGTCGGGATGGACCGGTTCGAGCATGTGCAGGTGGCCTGGGGTCGCCGGATGGAAGCGGCGGTCGAGACGGCTGACGGAGTGACGGTCGAGTTCGGTCCGGACGTGCCCGCGGTGCGGGCGCGCTATGTGGTGGGGTGCGATGGCGGCCGGAGCGCCACCCGCCGCCTGATGGGGGTGTCGTTCGACGGCACCACTTCGCCGACCCGCTGGGTGGTGGTCGATCTGGCCAACGATCCGTTGGGACATCCGAACAGCGAGGTCGGTGCCGACCCGGATCGGCCGTACGCCTCCATCTCGATCGCGCACGGCATCCGCCGGTTCGAGTTCATGATCCACGCCGACGAAACCGACGAGCAGGCCGAGGATCCCGAATTCGTCGCGCGGCTGCTCGCTCCGTTCGTACCGCATCCCGACAAGGTCGACGTGATCCGTCGCCGGGTCTACACCCACCATTCCCGTATCGCCGGGAACTTCCGGAAGGACCGGTTCCTGCTGGCCGGCGATGCCGCGCATCTGATGCCGGTGTGGCAGGGCCAGGGCTACAACAGCGGCATCCGGGACGCGGCCAACCTCGGCTGGAAGCTGGCCGCGGTGGTCAACGGGCAGGCCGGCGACGCACTCCTGGACACCTACGACACCGAGCGCCGCAAGCACGCCAGGGCCATGATCGACCTGTCGACGTTGGTGGGGCGGGTCATCTCGCCCACCAACCGCAAGATCGCGGTGGTGCGGGACAAGCTGATTCGCGGTGCGTCGGTGGTTCCGGCGCTCAAGCGCTACGTGCTGGAGATGCGGTTCAAGCCGATGCCGCGGTACGACCAGGGTGCGGTCTACCATCCGAAGCCGCCGACACCCGATGCTCCGGCCGGCACGTTGTTCATCCAGCCGCGGGTGGACACCCGCGAGCAGTCGAACGTGTTGCTCGACGATGTGATCGGGCTGAACTTCGCGGTGCTGTGCTGGAACAACAATCCACGCGCGTTGCTCGGCGAGCGGGCCTATCAGCGCTGGAAAGCCCTGGGGGCGAAGTTCATCGCGGCCCGCCCGCAGACCCAGTTGTTCTGGACCGGGCACGACGCGGACAGCGACGACGGCTCCGTGGTGATCGTCGGTGACCGCACGGGTGCGCTCAAAGCCTGGTTCGACGTGCACGCGGAATCTGTGCTGGTGCTGCGCCCGGACCGCTGCATAGCCGGTGCCGACATCGCCCAGCGTGCCCCGGAACTGAGCAATGCCCTGTTCGACGTACTGCATGTGCTGGAGGGAGGTGCGAACGATGCCAGTAGCCCTGTGCTGTATGTCCCACAGCCCACTGCTGAATCTTCCGGGACCGTCGGCTGA
- a CDS encoding LLM class flavin-dependent oxidoreductase, which yields MKISLFYEFALPRPWSDDDELQMFQDGLDEVEAADKAGFSTVWLTEHHFLEEYCHATAPEMFLAAASQRTKDIRLGFGVMHLPPPINHPARIAERVATLDHLSRGRVEFGTGEGSSVAELGGFNIDPADKRTMWEEALEVSIRCMTEAPFTGFKGEHVELPARNVIPKPLQSPHPPVWVACTRPSSVQMAAQKAIGALSFAYTGPEALKERVDGYYKEFEEQGAPITPAINPNILAIGGDLSMMVAKSDEEALKRLGIGGGFFSFGIMHYYLTGMHTPGRTKVWERYEQAVKEDPSLAYGPGRGAIGSPDTVREFLRGYEASGVDEIILLLNPRSHEGTMESIEIMGKEILPEFIERDAKAVADKAKRLEPVIEKVESRRRPSDAPLFDETYAFGGLPTGRDKFTAGEIPEAMAEINEGRVKAAQAEKTARETSG from the coding sequence ATGAAGATCTCGCTGTTCTACGAGTTCGCGCTGCCGCGCCCGTGGTCCGACGACGATGAACTCCAGATGTTCCAGGACGGCCTGGACGAAGTGGAGGCCGCCGACAAGGCCGGCTTTTCGACTGTCTGGCTGACCGAGCATCACTTCCTGGAGGAGTACTGCCACGCCACCGCACCGGAGATGTTCCTGGCCGCGGCCAGCCAGCGGACGAAGGATATTCGGCTCGGCTTCGGTGTCATGCACCTGCCGCCGCCGATCAACCACCCCGCGCGGATCGCCGAGCGGGTTGCCACCCTGGACCACTTGTCGCGCGGTCGAGTGGAGTTCGGCACGGGTGAGGGATCCTCGGTCGCCGAGCTCGGCGGTTTCAACATCGATCCCGCCGACAAGCGGACCATGTGGGAGGAAGCCCTCGAGGTGTCCATCCGCTGTATGACCGAAGCCCCGTTCACCGGGTTCAAGGGCGAGCACGTCGAGTTGCCTGCCCGCAATGTGATCCCCAAGCCACTGCAGTCACCGCACCCGCCGGTCTGGGTGGCGTGCACGCGCCCGTCGTCGGTGCAGATGGCGGCCCAGAAGGCCATCGGTGCGCTGAGCTTCGCCTACACCGGTCCCGAGGCGCTCAAGGAGCGGGTTGACGGGTACTACAAGGAATTCGAAGAACAGGGTGCTCCGATCACGCCGGCGATCAACCCCAACATCCTGGCCATCGGCGGCGACCTGTCGATGATGGTGGCCAAGTCCGACGAAGAGGCGCTCAAGCGGCTCGGCATCGGCGGCGGCTTCTTCTCGTTCGGCATCATGCACTACTACCTGACCGGCATGCACACCCCCGGCCGCACCAAGGTGTGGGAGCGGTACGAGCAGGCGGTCAAGGAGGACCCGTCGCTGGCCTATGGTCCCGGCCGCGGCGCCATCGGTTCGCCCGACACCGTGCGCGAATTCCTGCGCGGTTACGAGGCGAGCGGGGTCGACGAGATCATCCTGCTGCTCAACCCGCGCAGCCACGAGGGCACCATGGAGTCAATCGAGATCATGGGCAAGGAGATCCTGCCCGAGTTCATCGAGCGGGACGCAAAGGCGGTGGCGGACAAGGCCAAGCGCCTGGAGCCGGTGATCGAGAAGGTCGAGTCGCGCCGCCGTCCGTCGGACGCCCCGTTGTTCGACGAGACCTACGCCTTCGGTGGGCTGCCCACCGGTCGCGACAAATTCACCGCAGGTGAGATTCCCGAGGCGATGGCCGAGATCAACGAGGGCCGGGTCAAGGCGGCCCAGGCCGAGAAGACGGCTCGGGAAACCTCGGGTTGA
- a CDS encoding coniferyl-alcohol dehydrogenase, whose amino-acid sequence MTLLSELVRYDGKHVVVTGCGSGIGAEVTRALGELGARVTGLDIRPPDHLPDEFIELDLADPKSVDRAAGAVDGSVDALFNVAGVSSGIGNPLLVVRINFLGTRQFTEAVEQRIAPGGSITSVSSLAASAYRENRATTAGLIRTRSVDEGLRWCADHPDALADGGYRLSKEATILYVMWRATELGARGIRINCTGPGVTDTPILDQLRSAYGQQYLDSFTTPLGRNSEAAEQASLLAFLGSPAASYVTGQVIWADGGILAQREAALVDAVDGTVGDTADDSVQRS is encoded by the coding sequence GTGACCCTACTGAGCGAGTTGGTGCGCTACGACGGCAAACACGTCGTGGTCACCGGCTGCGGGTCGGGCATCGGCGCCGAGGTCACCCGTGCCCTGGGTGAGCTCGGTGCCCGGGTGACGGGCCTGGACATCCGGCCACCTGATCACCTGCCCGATGAGTTCATCGAACTCGACCTGGCGGACCCGAAGTCCGTCGACCGTGCCGCCGGCGCGGTCGACGGGTCGGTCGACGCCCTGTTCAATGTGGCCGGCGTGTCCTCCGGCATCGGCAATCCACTGCTCGTGGTGCGCATCAACTTCCTGGGAACGCGACAGTTCACCGAGGCGGTGGAACAGCGCATCGCGCCGGGCGGATCGATCACCTCGGTGTCCTCGCTGGCAGCGTCGGCCTACCGCGAAAACCGTGCCACCACAGCGGGATTGATCCGGACGCGATCGGTCGACGAAGGGTTGCGGTGGTGCGCCGACCATCCCGATGCTCTGGCCGACGGTGGCTACCGGCTGTCCAAGGAGGCGACGATTCTCTACGTGATGTGGCGGGCCACCGAACTCGGTGCCCGCGGCATCCGGATCAACTGCACGGGGCCGGGCGTCACAGATACCCCCATCCTCGACCAGCTGCGCTCGGCCTACGGTCAGCAGTACCTCGATTCGTTCACCACCCCGCTCGGCCGCAACTCCGAGGCCGCCGAACAGGCGTCGCTGCTGGCGTTCCTGGGCAGCCCGGCCGCCAGTTACGTGACCGGGCAGGTGATCTGGGCCGATGGCGGCATTCTGGCCCAGCGGGAGGCGGCTCTGGTCGATGCTGTAGACGGAACGGTCGGCGACACCGCCGACGACTCGGTGCAGAGGAGCTGA
- a CDS encoding IclR family transcriptional regulator, producing MPAKATQPQAQTKTDSTPNGVPGSQTLARGLSALAAIAAAPTGLTVQQVADHVGAHRTIAYRLLATLSQFRYVTKGEDGRYRPGAGLAALGSSFDNNMRQLSVPTLRALADELGSTVSLLVAEGDQQVAVAVIVPTQVFYQLSFHEGSRHPLERGAAGVALLASMPPRPGERELVRETREQGWVITHGEIEPDTYGLAVPVRRRLPSPPTCINLISHREDVVLSGKDAVVRAANELSAILY from the coding sequence ATGCCGGCCAAGGCAACCCAGCCGCAGGCACAAACGAAGACCGACAGCACCCCCAACGGGGTGCCGGGTTCACAGACGCTGGCGCGCGGATTGAGCGCGCTCGCGGCCATCGCCGCGGCCCCGACCGGGCTCACCGTGCAACAGGTCGCCGACCACGTCGGCGCCCATCGCACGATTGCCTACCGGCTGCTGGCCACCCTGAGCCAGTTCCGGTACGTGACAAAGGGTGAGGACGGCCGCTACCGGCCGGGTGCCGGGCTGGCGGCGCTCGGTTCGTCCTTCGACAACAACATGCGCCAGCTCAGCGTCCCGACCCTGCGCGCACTTGCCGACGAGCTCGGCAGCACGGTGTCGTTGCTGGTGGCCGAGGGCGATCAGCAGGTGGCGGTCGCGGTGATCGTCCCGACGCAGGTGTTCTACCAGCTGTCCTTCCACGAGGGCAGCCGCCATCCGCTCGAGCGCGGCGCCGCCGGAGTGGCACTGCTGGCGAGCATGCCGCCGCGTCCCGGCGAACGCGAACTGGTCCGCGAGACCCGCGAACAGGGTTGGGTGATCACCCACGGCGAGATCGAACCGGACACCTATGGCCTTGCGGTGCCCGTGCGCCGGCGTCTGCCGTCGCCGCCCACCTGCATCAATCTCATCTCGCACCGCGAAGACGTCGTGCTGAGCGGCAAGGACGCGGTGGTCCGGGCAGCAAACGAACTATCAGCAATTCTGTACTGA
- a CDS encoding FAD-binding protein encodes MTSDTSAHTAEQTFDKTVDVLVVGSGGGGMTAALAADAAGLDTLVIEKSSHFGGSTALSGGGIWVPGAPSQRRAGYVPSPDGVFDYLKQITEGTVSDARLRKYVEAAPEMMDFLEHNSDWFEFVWKPGYADYYPELPGGSAQGSTINVPAIDLRKLGEHEQELLAPLALAPKGIWFAPKDLRLFYQIRQNWRGKAVLLKLIWRMVRARVLGDRMAAIGQSLAARMRLALKQHDIPLWLDAPMTSLITGADGAVLGAVVERDGKPLRIRATGGVILASGGFDHDMAWRKEHLPVLEKDWSFGNPAATGDGIRAGQKAGGAIELLDEAWWFPAICWPDGRLQFMLNERMMPSQFVVNGDGKRFINEAAPYMDFAHAMIEGQQSGIGHIPCWLVTDIDSFHRYVVAGHLPIPKIPFAPVPTGRQVPRAWLDSGVVVEAHSWEELAGKIGVPAQNLRATAERFNQLAHGGHDDDFNRGDSAYDNYYGDPTLPNPNLRPLGKPPYYAFQIILGDLGTSGGLRTDEHARVLRADETTVDGLYAVGNVSAAVMGRSYAGAGATIGPAMTFGYVAARHIADRSAQQAVAQPVSQAANQQIQDTVSNPSGGNR; translated from the coding sequence ATGACCTCAGACACCAGTGCACACACCGCCGAGCAGACGTTCGACAAAACGGTCGACGTGCTCGTCGTCGGCTCCGGCGGCGGCGGCATGACGGCTGCGTTGGCAGCCGACGCGGCCGGTCTCGATACCCTCGTGATCGAAAAGTCCTCCCACTTCGGCGGTTCCACCGCGTTGTCGGGCGGCGGGATCTGGGTACCCGGGGCGCCGTCGCAGCGTCGTGCCGGCTATGTGCCCTCACCGGACGGGGTTTTCGACTACCTCAAGCAGATCACCGAAGGCACGGTCAGCGACGCCCGGCTCCGCAAGTATGTCGAGGCCGCGCCGGAGATGATGGACTTCCTCGAGCACAACAGTGATTGGTTCGAGTTCGTCTGGAAACCCGGCTACGCCGACTACTACCCGGAACTGCCCGGCGGCTCGGCGCAGGGGAGCACCATCAACGTCCCGGCCATCGACCTGCGCAAGCTCGGTGAGCACGAGCAGGAGCTGCTCGCCCCGCTGGCCCTGGCGCCCAAGGGAATCTGGTTCGCCCCCAAGGATCTTCGGCTCTTCTACCAGATCCGGCAGAACTGGCGCGGCAAGGCCGTGCTGCTCAAGCTGATCTGGCGGATGGTGCGGGCCCGGGTGCTCGGTGACCGGATGGCCGCCATCGGCCAGTCGCTGGCCGCGCGGATGCGGCTGGCGCTCAAGCAGCACGACATCCCGCTGTGGCTGGATGCGCCGATGACCTCGCTGATCACCGGTGCGGACGGCGCGGTACTCGGCGCCGTCGTCGAGCGTGACGGCAAGCCGCTGCGGATCCGGGCCACCGGGGGCGTGATCCTGGCCTCGGGCGGGTTCGACCATGACATGGCGTGGCGCAAGGAACATCTGCCGGTGCTCGAAAAGGACTGGAGCTTCGGCAATCCGGCTGCCACCGGTGACGGCATCCGGGCCGGTCAAAAGGCCGGCGGCGCCATTGAACTGCTGGATGAGGCGTGGTGGTTCCCGGCGATCTGCTGGCCCGACGGCCGGCTGCAGTTCATGCTGAACGAGCGCATGATGCCGTCGCAGTTCGTCGTCAACGGCGACGGCAAGCGGTTCATCAACGAAGCCGCCCCTTACATGGACTTCGCCCACGCCATGATCGAGGGCCAGCAGTCCGGCATCGGGCACATCCCGTGCTGGCTGGTCACCGACATCGACTCGTTCCACCGGTACGTCGTGGCCGGGCACCTGCCCATCCCCAAGATTCCGTTCGCTCCGGTGCCCACCGGGCGCCAGGTGCCACGGGCCTGGCTGGATTCGGGTGTCGTGGTCGAGGCGCACAGCTGGGAGGAGCTGGCCGGAAAGATCGGTGTGCCCGCGCAGAACCTGCGGGCCACTGCCGAGCGGTTCAATCAGCTGGCGCACGGCGGGCACGACGACGACTTCAACCGCGGTGACAGCGCGTACGACAACTACTACGGCGACCCGACCCTGCCGAACCCGAATCTGCGCCCGCTCGGCAAGCCGCCGTACTACGCGTTCCAGATCATCCTCGGCGACCTGGGCACCTCGGGCGGCCTGCGCACCGATGAACACGCCCGGGTGCTGCGCGCCGACGAGACCACCGTCGATGGGCTCTATGCGGTGGGCAACGTCTCGGCGGCGGTCATGGGCCGCAGTTACGCCGGTGCGGGCGCGACGATCGGGCCTGCGATGACATTCGGGTACGTGGCGGCCAGACACATCGCTGACCGGAGTGCCCAACAGGCTGTCGCGCAACCAGTTTCACAAGCAGCCAACCAACAAATCCAGGACACCGTCAGTAACCCCTCAGGAGGAAATCGATGA
- a CDS encoding alpha/beta fold hydrolase, with translation MTSTAAGPASGSVSATKHESVWADLQGVAFSQGYLDVGGIRTRYLHAGDPKLPVLVLLHGSGGHAEAYVRNLESHAEHFSTWSIDMLGHGYTDKPGHPLEVAHYVDHLIAFLDTIGAQRAHISGESLGGWVAARAAADHPDRVDRLVLNTAGGSQADPEVMKRIITLSMAAAENPSWETVQARIKWLMADKTKDYDDIVASRQAVYRQPGFVAAMSDIMALQDPEIRARNLLGEKEYGAITAPTLVLWTSDDPTADVSEGRRIASMIPGARFEVMPDCGHWPQYEDPETFNRLHLEFLLGKPA, from the coding sequence ATGACAAGCACTGCCGCCGGGCCGGCATCCGGTTCCGTTTCGGCCACCAAGCACGAGAGCGTCTGGGCTGACCTGCAGGGCGTGGCGTTCTCGCAGGGTTACCTCGATGTGGGCGGCATCCGCACCCGCTACCTGCATGCCGGTGACCCGAAGCTGCCCGTGCTGGTTCTGCTGCACGGGTCGGGCGGACATGCCGAGGCCTATGTGCGCAATCTGGAATCTCATGCCGAGCATTTCTCGACGTGGTCGATCGACATGCTCGGGCACGGCTACACCGACAAGCCCGGCCATCCGCTGGAGGTCGCGCACTACGTCGACCATCTGATCGCCTTCCTCGACACGATCGGTGCGCAGCGTGCCCATATCTCGGGTGAATCGCTGGGCGGCTGGGTGGCCGCGCGGGCCGCCGCCGATCACCCGGACCGCGTCGATCGGTTGGTGCTCAACACCGCCGGTGGTTCACAGGCCGACCCCGAGGTGATGAAGCGGATCATCACGCTGTCCATGGCGGCCGCGGAGAACCCGAGCTGGGAGACCGTGCAGGCCAGGATCAAGTGGCTGATGGCCGACAAGACGAAGGATTACGACGACATCGTGGCGAGTCGCCAGGCGGTGTACCGCCAGCCCGGTTTCGTCGCCGCGATGAGCGACATCATGGCACTGCAGGACCCGGAGATCCGCGCGCGGAACCTGCTGGGGGAGAAGGAATACGGAGCGATCACTGCGCCCACTCTGGTGCTGTGGACCAGTGATGACCCGACCGCCGACGTCAGCGAGGGCCGGCGCATCGCGTCGATGATCCCCGGTGCCCGGTTCGAGGTGATGCCGGACTGCGGGCACTGGCCGCAATACGAAGACCCTGAGACGTTCAACCGGTTGCATCTGGAATTCCTGCTGGGGAAGCCGGCGTGA
- a CDS encoding cyclase family protein, which produces MSDFRKVADDVRNWGRWGDADELGTLNLITPDKVVQGASLVTKGKVFSLGGDFSSAGPQGAFQFRQNPTHVMTVDGGDANTLAQYGPQWLRNSVAHQVSEFFVDNPFRFNDDMIVMPLQAATQWDALSHVYYEDKLYNGFPADSVTSFGAFHCGIDKVDGKGITSRGVLLDVVRHRGAEQFLEPGNPITPAELDEVARAQGVTVTPGDIVVVHTGWWTRFLTNGDGAEPGSGLDWRCASWLHDHQVAAVAADNLMVEDPDPANGVEGTFLPMHMLCLRDMGLMLGEYWDLGALAADCAADGVYEFQLIAPPLRITGAVGSPVNPIAIK; this is translated from the coding sequence ATGAGCGACTTTCGCAAGGTCGCCGACGATGTGCGCAACTGGGGCCGCTGGGGCGATGCCGACGAACTGGGCACGCTCAACCTGATCACCCCCGACAAGGTCGTGCAGGGTGCGTCACTGGTCACCAAGGGCAAGGTGTTCTCGCTCGGCGGGGACTTCTCCTCGGCCGGCCCGCAGGGGGCGTTCCAGTTCCGGCAGAACCCGACCCATGTGATGACGGTGGACGGCGGCGACGCCAACACACTGGCGCAGTACGGCCCGCAGTGGCTGCGTAACTCGGTGGCCCACCAGGTCAGCGAGTTCTTCGTGGACAACCCGTTCCGCTTCAACGACGACATGATCGTGATGCCGCTGCAGGCCGCCACTCAGTGGGATGCGTTGTCGCACGTCTACTACGAGGACAAGCTCTACAACGGATTCCCGGCGGATTCGGTCACCAGCTTCGGCGCCTTCCACTGCGGTATCGACAAAGTGGACGGCAAGGGCATCACCTCTCGCGGCGTACTGCTGGATGTGGTCCGTCACCGCGGCGCCGAGCAGTTCCTGGAACCGGGCAATCCGATCACGCCGGCCGAGCTCGACGAGGTGGCCAGGGCGCAGGGCGTTACCGTCACGCCCGGTGACATCGTGGTGGTGCACACCGGTTGGTGGACAAGATTTTTGACGAACGGTGACGGGGCCGAACCGGGATCGGGGCTGGATTGGCGTTGCGCGTCGTGGCTGCACGACCACCAGGTGGCGGCGGTGGCGGCGGACAACCTGATGGTCGAGGACCCCGACCCGGCCAACGGTGTCGAAGGCACATTCCTGCCGATGCACATGCTGTGTCTGCGGGACATGGGCCTGATGCTCGGTGAGTACTGGGACCTCGGCGCACTGGCGGCCGATTGCGCGGCCGACGGCGTCTACGAGTTCCAGCTCATCGCCCCGCCGCTGCGCATCACCGGTGCTGTCGGTTCGCCGGTGAATCCCATTGCGATCAAGTGA
- a CDS encoding 3-carboxyethylcatechol 2,3-dioxygenase — protein sequence MSHSPLLNLPGPSADLLDEIRTAVGSARAFVADYDPELVVTFSPDHYNGFFYRLMPPFCIGTAATGVGDYGTYLGALNVAGDIAQQCAEAVWESGVDVAVSTSMDVDHGTVQPLQELFGEATARPIVPIFINSVATPLGPLSRSRALGAAVGAYLATLDKRVLVLGSGGLSHDPPVPTLATAPPAALDRIVHGVPMTAEQRMARQSAVSQAAHDFAHGQSALRPLNPDWDHSLLEIFDEGRLTDLDSWSNAFIAAEGGNSAHEIRTWVAAFAALAVNGPYRTGNHFYRAAPELIAGFAIRTAVGIAA from the coding sequence ATGTCCCACAGCCCACTGCTGAATCTTCCGGGACCGTCGGCTGATCTCCTCGACGAGATCAGAACAGCGGTCGGGAGTGCTCGCGCGTTTGTTGCCGACTACGACCCCGAACTGGTCGTCACCTTCTCGCCCGACCACTACAACGGGTTCTTCTACCGGCTGATGCCCCCGTTCTGCATCGGTACCGCCGCAACGGGAGTGGGGGATTACGGGACATACCTGGGTGCGCTGAACGTTGCCGGTGACATCGCCCAGCAGTGCGCGGAGGCGGTGTGGGAGTCCGGGGTGGACGTCGCCGTCTCGACGAGCATGGACGTCGACCATGGCACCGTGCAGCCGCTGCAGGAGTTGTTCGGCGAGGCGACCGCGCGTCCCATCGTGCCGATCTTCATCAATTCCGTTGCCACCCCGCTGGGTCCGCTGTCGCGGTCCCGCGCGCTGGGGGCGGCGGTGGGCGCCTACCTGGCAACCCTCGACAAGCGGGTGCTGGTGTTGGGTTCCGGTGGGCTGTCGCACGACCCACCGGTGCCGACGCTGGCCACCGCACCGCCGGCTGCCCTGGACCGGATCGTGCACGGAGTCCCGATGACCGCTGAACAGCGCATGGCCCGGCAGTCCGCGGTGAGCCAGGCCGCCCACGACTTCGCCCATGGGCAGAGTGCGCTTCGGCCGCTGAATCCCGACTGGGACCACAGTCTGCTGGAGATCTTCGACGAGGGCCGGCTGACGGATCTGGACAGCTGGTCCAACGCCTTCATCGCCGCCGAAGGGGGCAATTCGGCGCACGAGATCCGCACCTGGGTGGCCGCATTCGCGGCGCTGGCAGTCAACGGGCCGTACCGGACGGGGAATCACTTCTACCGGGCGGCACCGGAATTGATCGCAGGATTCGCAATCAGGACGGCGGTAGGAATCGCAGCATGA